The Mycobacteriales bacterium nucleotide sequence CGGCGCCTCAGGGGCGGGCCGGTGGTGGCTCGACGTCGAGGTCGACAACACCTGGGGGTACGGCGCGAAGGGGGTGGCCGCCAACATCGCGGTGATCAGGGGCGCGCTGCGTGCACTTCGTTCGAAGCCACACGTCGCGGTCGGCATCTACACCGAGACGGTGTGGTGGTGGGAGATCACCGGTGACACCCGGTCGTTCTCGACGATCCCCGTGTGGGGCGGCGGAGCCGGCAGCCGCGCTCACGCCAGCGAGAACTGCCTGGCGCACTCCATCACCGGGGGCCGGGCACTGCTGGCGCAGTGGATCAGCCGCGGCGTCGACCACGACCTGGTGTGCTGAGCACGCCACCCCTCGCGGCAGTGCTACTTGCTGACCCCACAACGGCGGCAACGCGACCGGCGCATGAAGCGGGACATCCAGTCGTGACCCGGACCGGTGATGCAGGCGATCACCGCCGCGGCCCGGACGTCGTCCTCGGTGCGCATCCGCCACATCGGGCCGTCCACCTGATGCGCGTCGCTCAAGCGAATCGCTGACTCACGCACCGCCCCGAACCTCCTCCTGCGTGGCCGTTTGGCCCAGCCAATAGGGGGGAAGAGCCCCATCATCTCCAGCGCGGGAGCCGGGCGGCAAATGTAAGCCGAAAAACGTCCCCGGCGCGTCACCCCTCCTGCATCCCCGGCAACACCAGCCTCTGCTCGTACGCCAGCACCACCGCTTGCACCCGGTCGCGCAGGCCGAGCTTGGCGAGGATCCGCGTCACGTGCGTCTTGACGGTCTTCTCCGACAGCACGAGCAGATCCGCGATCTCCGCGTTGGACAGGCCACGCGCGAGCGCGAGCAGTACCTCTCCCTCGCGATCGGTCAGCTTCGCCAGCAACGGGTGGACCATCGGCCCCCCATCCGCGCCAGCCGGCAACGACGGGGCGTAGCGGTCCAACAGCTGGCGCGTGACGCGCGGCGAGACGACCGCGTCCCCGGACGCCACTGCCCGGATCGCCTCCACCAGCTGGTCCGGCGGGACGTCCTTGAGCAGGAAGCCGCTCGCCCCGGCGCGCAACGCGGTGAAGGCGTACTCGTCGAGGTCGAACGTCGTGAGGATCAGGACCCGACTGCCCGGCACCTCGGCGACGATCCGGCGGGTGCCTTCGATCCCGTCCGTCCCCGGCATGCGGACGTCCATCAAGACGACGTCCGGCTCGAGCTCCGCCGCCGCCGTCGCGGCCGCGCTGCCGTCGCTGGCCTCGCCGACGACGCGTATGTCGTCCGTGGCGTGCAGGATCATCCGGAACCCGGTCCGCATCAGCGGCTGGTCGTCGGCAATCAGGACCCGGATCGTCACGGCGCCGTGGCCGGCAGCGGAAGCCACGCCGACACCCGCCAGCCCCGGCCGGGCAGCGGACCCGCCTCGATCCCGCCGCCGAAGATCGCGACGCGTTCCGACATCCCGACCAGGCCGTGACCGGCGCCGCCGGTGGGCTCACTGCCCCTGCCGTCGTCACACACCTCGACCCGCAGCAGGCCGGCCGTCCACTCGAGCGCGACGTCGACCCGGGTGGCCTCCCTCGCATGCTTGAGCGCGTTGGTCAGGCTCTCCTGCACGATCCGGTACGCCGCAGCGTCCTCGGTCGGCGGCAGCGGGCGCGGGTCGCCCGCCGTACTGATGTCGGCCGACAGCCCGACCGCGCGGACCTGGTCGATGAGACCACCGATCTCGGCCAGGCCGGGCTGCGGCGCCAACGGCGCGTCGTCGCTGTCGTCGCGCAGCACGCCGAGCAGGCGCCGCATCTCGGACAGCGCCTGCCGGCCCACCTCGGAGGCTTGCCGCATCGCCTCGGTCGCCTCCGCCGGATCGCTCTGGTTGGTCAGCGCCGCGCCATCCGAGAGCGCGACCACGACCGACAGGCTGTGCGCGACGATGTCGTGCATCTCGCGGGCGATCCGGGTGCGCTCCGCGATGACCGCGAGGCGCGCCTGCTGATCGCGTTCCCGCTCCAGCTGCGCCGCGCGGTCCACGACCGCGTCGAGGTGAGCGACGTGGCTACGCCACGCCACCCCGCCGAACAGGGCCGCCGTCACCAGGCCGGTAAGGAAGATCAAGGAGCCAGCGAGACCGTCGCTGGCGGGCACGAACCGGGTCGAGGCCAACACGACACCGACCTCGAGGATCGCGGAGGCGGCCAGGGCCTCCCGCCGGCTGCGTCGAGCGGCAACCGTGTAGAGCGCGACGAGCAGACTGACGTCCGCCGCGAGCGGCACGTGCGCGAGCCACTGCACGAACGCGAGCGCGCTCAGCACCAGGAAGACGGAGTTCGGCGCCCGCCGGCGCGCCAGCAGCGGCACGATCAGCAGCTGGTCGAGCACCCACACCCACCAGCGGTTCTCGTCGCCGTCGAAGAGCGGGATCGCGCTGGCGAGGTCGATGATGAGGACCTCGGCGAGGTTGCTCAGCAGCGGGTGCCGGGCGGCGAAGCGCAGCACGAGGGCGAGCGGCGCCCACATCTCATCCAGCGGCCAGGCGCGCTCGATCGACGCCTGATCGTCCTTCCCCGCCACGCATCAACGGTAGGCATTGCGGGCCAGCGGCGAATGAGACCTGCGATGTAGGCGGCGTGCTCCAGATACGCCGGGAGGCCGACGACGATCCGCCCGGTCGGTCCCTAGCGTCACAACGTGGACGCGAACCCGGCGGGCAACGCGCGGCTGACCGCCTGGACCGGCTTGCTGATTCTCGGCCTGGTGGCGCTGCAGGGCGTCACGCTGCTGGCCCTGGGCAGCCTGATCAGCGTCCACCTGTTCGTCGGCGGCGTCCTCGTGCCGCTGGTGCTGTTGAAGCTCGCGACCACCGGGTGGCGCATGACGCGCTTCTACCGCGGCTGCCACCCGTACGTCTCGGCAGGGAAGCCACCCCTGGCGCTTCGGCTCCTGGCGCCGCTCGTCATCGTCAGCAGTCTCGCGCTGCTCGGGACCGGCCTGGCCCTTGCCTTCATCGGCCGCGGGGCGCACCAGCCTTTCACGGCGGTCGCGGGTTTCGGCATCAGCCCGCTCACCCTTCACCAGATCGCCGCCATCGCCTGGATCTCGCTGGCCGGGCCGCACCTGCTCGCGCGGGTGCTTCCGGCGTTGCGCCACGTGAGCCGCGTCGGCGGCCGTCAGCACGTGCCCGGTGGAGCCCTTCGCCTCGCCGTCATCGGGCTCACCGCGGGGATCGCTGTCACCACAGGTTTTCTTGTGCTTCACGTAGGCGTCGACTGGACCGCCCATTCGACTGCTGCACTGGGGGCTGGCAAGTGAGGCCGACCCGACGCAGCGACCACCGAGAGGAATCGCACTGATGCGCCGCCGCCTGACCCACGCCCTGTCCGCCGTGTTCGAAGGCGACGCGCCGGCACCGCTCGCCGTGAAGGTCCCGCAGATCACAGTGCTGTTCTGGGTGATCAAGGTGACGAGCACCGCGATGGGTGAGGCCCTCGCCGACTGGCTCGACGGCGGCAACGGCCTGGTCTGGCCGGCGCTGGGGGCCATCGCCTCGCTGGCGGCGCTGATCGTCGCGCTGCGCATCCAGTTCCGCACCAGGGCCTACCAGACGGCGGCGTACTGGTTCGCGATCGCGATGGTCGCCACGTTCGGCACGATGGGGGCCGACTCGCTGCACCAGTTCCTGGGGATCCCCTACGGCTACACGACGGCGTTCTACGCGGTCGTGCTGGCGCTGGTGTTCTGGCGGTGGTGGGTGAACGAGCACACCCTGTCGATCCACACGATCGACAGCCGGCGGCGGGAGCGCTTCTACTGGGCGACGGTGCTCGCCACCTTCGCGCTCGGCACCGCCACCGGCGACTGGACCGCGACCGATCTCAAGCTCGGGTTCTTCTCCTCCGGCCTGATGTTCCTCGGCGTGATCGCGATTCCCGCCATCGCCTACCGGTTCGGCGCGAACCCGATCTTCACGTTCTGGTCCGCGTACGTGATCACCCGCCCGCTCGGCGCCTCGTTCGCCGACTGGGCCGACTATCCCAAGAGCGCCGGCGGGCTGGGTTTCGGCACCTGGCCGGTCTGGATGGTGCTCGCCGTCGTGATGACGACGCTGGTTGCCGTCCTCGCCCGCCGCGAACGCGACGCGGTCACGAGCCGGCCACACCACGCCCATCCGCACGCGCCGCATCCGCACCTGCCGCATCCACACCTTCCGGGTGTGGCGGCGGTCGAGACCGCCACCGACTAGGCAGGGCCGATGCGCAGCCGACCGATCCGCACCGCCGCCCAGCTCGCCGCGCTCGCGGTCGCGGTCTGGCTCCTGGTGGTGCCTCAGCTGCGCGGCTCCGCCGGATCGCTACGGCAGCTGCTCGACGTCGACAACTCCTGGCTGCCGGTCGCGCTGTGCGCCGAGCTCGGGTCGCTCGCGGCGTACACCTTCGCCACCCGCACGATGCTCGCGCGCTCGGTCCGGCCGGCGTACCCGAAGATCGTGTGCGTCGACCTCAGCGCGATCGCGTTGGGCCACTGTGTGCCCGACGGCGGGGCCGCGGGCACGGCGCTGGCCTGGCGGATGCTCGTCGACGAGGGAGTGCCCGGCGGCGACGCCGCGTTCACCAAGTTCGCCCAAGGACTCGCCTCGGCCGTGACGCTCTACACGCTGCTTCTCGGCGGGCTCGTCGCGGGCGGAGTGGTCAGCGGTTTCACACCGTGGAGCGTTCCGCTGATCAGCCTCGCCGCAACGCTGGTCACCGCCATGTTCCTGGCCTGCGTCGCGATCCGCCGACCAGGAGCACGACGCCGGCTCGACCGCGGCGTACGACGCCTGCCCTGGCTGGGAGCTGCGGTCGCGGACCGGGCCGGCAGCTTCTACGGCGCGCACCTGGAAGCACCGGTGCGCAACGCCACCCGCGAGCCTCGACGGCTGCTGTCGGTAGCGGGCTGGTCGGCGGCGAACTGGTCGCTCGACGCGCTGGCGCTGTGGGCTTCGCTGCGGGCCTGCGGCGCCCACGTCGGCTTGGAGGCACTCGCCGTCGCCTTCGGCATCGCGTGCTTCGGCACCTGGCTGCCGATCACGCCGAGCGGGCTGGGCCTCAGCGAGGGGCTGATGATCCCGGCGATGATCGCGGGCGGATCTTCGCGGGTGGCCGTCGCGCTCGGGGTGCTGACGTGGCGCGCGATCGCGTACTGGATGCCGATCCCGCTCGGCGCCACGGCCTACGCCACGCATCAGATCGGCCGACGGGTGCGCCGTCGCCGGCTCGAGGCGCTGCCGCCGCTTCGACCTGCCATCGACCTGCCGGCGTTCGCCGACATCGCGGCGTGAGCCGCGCCGCAAGGTGCGCCGCGCGGTAGACAGGTCCTCGTGAACCCGGCGCCCCTGTTCGGCTCGGTCTTCCTGGCGACGTCGGTCGAGGCAGTCGAGGCGACCACCATCGTGCTGGCCGCCGGCGTGGCACGCGACTGGCGGTCCTCGCTGACCGGAGCCGGGGTCGCGGTGGCAGGGCTCGCGGCGACGATCGCGGCGCTCGGTCCGGCGGTCTCGCGCATCCCGCTGAGCGGGCTGCGCCTGTTCGTCGGCACCGCGCTGCTCCTGTTCGGCGTGCAGTGGCTGCGCAAGGCGATCCTGCGAGCGGGCGGCTTCATGGACCTGCACGACGAGGCGGCGATCTACGAGCGGGAGCTCGCCACCGCCTCGACGCTGTCGACGACGGCCCGTTGGGGAATCGAGGACTGGGCGGCGTTCACGTTGTCCTTCAAAGGCGTCCTGCTCGAAGGCCTCGAGATCGTCGTCATCGTGCTGACCTTCGGCGCGAACGACCACGACACACCCCTCGCCGGAGTCTCGGCAGCGGTGGCCGTCGCGGTCGTCGCGGCGACCGGAGCGGCGGTGCGAGGCCCGCTGACCCGGGTGCCCGAGAACACGATGAAGTTCGCCGTTGGCGTGATGCTCACGAGCTTCGGGCTGTTCTGGGCCACCGAAGGCGCACACGGATCATGGCCGGGCGGCGACGCCGCCGTGCTGGTCATGGTCCCCCTGGTGCTGGCGGTGTCGGCGGTCGCGGTCGCTGCCCTGCGATCGCTGCCGGCGTCCGCCTCCCGCCGTACCGCTGGAGCGACCGGTTGAGGCGGCTGCGTGCGTTCGGCGCCGCGGTCGTGGAGTTCGTCGCTGGCGACGACGTGCCGCTGG carries:
- a CDS encoding FTR1 family protein; the encoded protein is MNPAPLFGSVFLATSVEAVEATTIVLAAGVARDWRSSLTGAGVAVAGLAATIAALGPAVSRIPLSGLRLFVGTALLLFGVQWLRKAILRAGGFMDLHDEAAIYERELATASTLSTTARWGIEDWAAFTLSFKGVLLEGLEIVVIVLTFGANDHDTPLAGVSAAVAVAVVAATGAAVRGPLTRVPENTMKFAVGVMLTSFGLFWATEGAHGSWPGGDAAVLVMVPLVLAVSAVAVAALRSLPASASRRTAGATG
- a CDS encoding response regulator transcription factor, encoding MTIRVLIADDQPLMRTGFRMILHATDDIRVVGEASDGSAAATAAAELEPDVVLMDVRMPGTDGIEGTRRIVAEVPGSRVLILTTFDLDEYAFTALRAGASGFLLKDVPPDQLVEAIRAVASGDAVVSPRVTRQLLDRYAPSLPAGADGGPMVHPLLAKLTDREGEVLLALARGLSNAEIADLLVLSEKTVKTHVTRILAKLGLRDRVQAVVLAYEQRLVLPGMQEG
- a CDS encoding lysylphosphatidylglycerol synthase transmembrane domain-containing protein; translated protein: MRSRPIRTAAQLAALAVAVWLLVVPQLRGSAGSLRQLLDVDNSWLPVALCAELGSLAAYTFATRTMLARSVRPAYPKIVCVDLSAIALGHCVPDGGAAGTALAWRMLVDEGVPGGDAAFTKFAQGLASAVTLYTLLLGGLVAGGVVSGFTPWSVPLISLAATLVTAMFLACVAIRRPGARRRLDRGVRRLPWLGAAVADRAGSFYGAHLEAPVRNATREPRRLLSVAGWSAANWSLDALALWASLRACGAHVGLEALAVAFGIACFGTWLPITPSGLGLSEGLMIPAMIAGGSSRVAVALGVLTWRAIAYWMPIPLGATAYATHQIGRRVRRRRLEALPPLRPAIDLPAFADIAA
- a CDS encoding sensor histidine kinase codes for the protein MAGKDDQASIERAWPLDEMWAPLALVLRFAARHPLLSNLAEVLIIDLASAIPLFDGDENRWWVWVLDQLLIVPLLARRRAPNSVFLVLSALAFVQWLAHVPLAADVSLLVALYTVAARRSRREALAASAILEVGVVLASTRFVPASDGLAGSLIFLTGLVTAALFGGVAWRSHVAHLDAVVDRAAQLERERDQQARLAVIAERTRIAREMHDIVAHSLSVVVALSDGAALTNQSDPAEATEAMRQASEVGRQALSEMRRLLGVLRDDSDDAPLAPQPGLAEIGGLIDQVRAVGLSADISTAGDPRPLPPTEDAAAYRIVQESLTNALKHAREATRVDVALEWTAGLLRVEVCDDGRGSEPTGGAGHGLVGMSERVAIFGGGIEAGPLPGRGWRVSAWLPLPATAP